aacttcagtacaaaatttgacacgctcggcccctatacaaatatatgaatttgtttcttctatctaaattaagttctgtggacgcaccaatgcgataaagtttatacacttacgttattcataaacgttcactaaagttataaagccgataaagttcgtttgtccctttccgacgtatcggtgtgttagaaagggacaaacgaactttatcggtttgataactttagtgaacgtttatggaTAAGGGGGTGAGTATGATCCGCCCGCAGTAGTAGAACTGCAATccgacaatattttttttttatactacgtcggtggcaaacaagcatacggcccgcctggtgtaaagcggtcaccgtaacctatggacgcctgcaactcaaacagtgtcacatgcgcgttgccaccccattagaaacttgtacactcccgtttgctgtgttaagtacacagcaaaaaagagggtacaagttctaaggagggttcggggaattttcttttcgcacgtgtgtatgcgtatttcagtacagatgaccctttGAAGTTTAGACTTTACAAGAAATATACTTACTACTTTCTGTACTTTAATGTTTTTAGctctaaaaacttaaaaaactaGATAGATACCTTATCTTGTTTCTCGCTCAGCTGCCTCGCTTCGCCGTCGTACATAGCGTCAATGTTCTTCTGTCTCGTTCGCTCGCGCTCGCGATACTCGTGCAACTCTTCTAATGCTGCGTCTAAGACGCGCTTGTAGCTCGATCTTCTGTCTTCGATGGATTCTATTTCCTGTAAACGAAAtttgcgttttttttaatacataaagCATACTAAAAGCGCTGGCTactagcacatctcggacactggcgatcaattatatgaaagaggcgcgttcctagcacacattctaagcttgtgtaggtgaacgcggagatatgacaggttgacttttcgcgtttttgacaggcggtaactgtgaggtaactaaGAGCCCACCCcgtactttcagcgggaagcggccatactgtacgatagtactctttattatactgttctACTAGTATGCtttagcggtaagtacgtgcgactttcgttccggaggtcgtgggGTCGTGGGTTCggtttagttgtcaaaagcggaccccaggctcccatgagccgtggcaaatgccgggataacggatGATGATGACTAGAAGACTAAAGTTCTGGGATGCTTTATTTATATCAATTCTTCTTGCGACTCGTGAGTGCCAAAATTATACTTTACCTACTTTATGTATACCTAAGTATTTTAACTAGAGCGTTAAGCGACCTCGCGTGCGGACCAATAAATTGACTCAGATGAAATGCAATATTTAGGTATGCCAGATTCGTATACCTACCaacagcggctggtccatacaagccgattcccaccggcttgcctaaaattgattaccagtaaagtacctaatgttaaggtagttttctttttgctttggtgttgcctagcagacaTTTTCACAAGCCGCTACTCATACCTACTATACTTCTAACTTCGATTACAGTGGaaaattcataaaatattaaacattttaGGTTTTATTACCCTATTTTGCAATACAAAggaaaaactgtactaaactAGATTGGACTATGCCTGATGGCGGCCGCCAGCGGAAGTTTGTATGGCAAATAGCCAGCTTTATTTTATGCTCTAAAGCACAAGAAACTTTACgtcacttagggccagttgcatcaaccacatttgacagacacatcatcgtcacgcagcagatgtctatggaacttcccatagaatcaaatttaacgaatgctttaacggtgacggACGGTTTGGTACAACCAGCCCTTACTCACTTAAATGTAAACTTAACGATCGAATTAACAAGGTTACTTACTTTCAAAACAGCCTTCTTCAACTTCTCCACCATTTGCAAATCCAACTCAATTTCCTCCAACACCGATATAACTTTCTTCTTCAACTTATACTTATGTAGCCCCATATTCACTATAGTTGCGTCCCTTTCTGCCACGAGTCGAGTCAATTCTCTGTCCCGCTCGCTCGATATGAACTTTAGCTCGTCTAGGATAAGGAGTTCCCTTTCTTCTTCTCTTTGTAGGCGTTTGACGATTGTCTCTTTCTCGCTTAGCTCGGCGATTTGACCTTCTAAGCTTCCACGGAGCTCCTGAAAGGAAAAACAAATAATCATGAAAATGTAGGTATAACATACAAATTTTTACTCAAAGTGAAATAAATTTCCTATACGAAGAAAAAGCAAAGCAGACGTCTCGACCCCAGGACTATCATCGAACCCGCGTCGTCTAAGTATCACGCCGTGCCTTTAAGTTCTTCAGCCAACCAGCCACGACGGCATACTTAGGCagatttttatcaatttatcatcgGTCTTGTAGTCAGAGATGTCAGgattatacaaataaattatgatctaggaggtagggcatagcgaatgatattccgctttgtgtggtaaggcacagcacagcggatatcgtctcgctcgaatctagagcagagcccaactggggaagtacctccgccttacagaaaaccgcagccaaatagcactagaccctactcatagtgttgtgttcctgccggtgagtaaagctgccagagctcaacgagggtgcggggtgctgacgacgggaggacttacggaactcaTTTGTTCCGTCTactgtcctttgagtcgtcggcaacccaaaccctcctttgaacttgtgcactcctttttgctgtgtacttataattaacacagcaaaggggagtgtacaagtttctaatggggtggcaacgcgcatgtgacactctttgagttgcatgcgtccataggttacggtaaccgctttccatcaggcggaccgtatgcttgcttgctaccgacgtagtataaaaaaaatgatgaaTTTGGGTGATACCATATAGGAATACGTTAAAGAAAAAGTTGTAACTCCGTGCATCACAATGATGATGAATAGTGTAGTGatatctagcgtcaatcacgcgtcaaatagcataaattatcagtaccactactcgatactagttgccaacagtttacaacttatattacaagcagaaggaattgaaaacagagtactgatgaatactattataatattagctAAACATTGTTGaacattagactttttgttcgtcgcgacatctattgacaagtagcagtactgataatttacgctagttgacgcgtgattgacgcgtggatgacgctagatgtcactacaaataactagcatttactgatgtatagagttacaaTTCTTTCCTTACGTATTCCTCTAGGGTGAtactatagtattttatgcaactggtgatGGTAAATCAACGTCAAAAAACCATttacaatttgaggcgaagccgttaatatttgttaataaagacgccacgagcattttttactatgggaccaacacccaaaacgcgaaataaaatattttttctactctcccatattttgaaatactttataaaataaaactacctatgaaactgtcagaagatattttcgtgatttctagttgatcccatagtaaataaaagtttatcagtatcacctggacatttaagACGAATTACAGTAAATGGTTCTCGTTACATTTACATGCTATACatgtatatatacatatagCACAGAAAGGCACAAgtacatatttttgatgtcCAAAGCTTTATCTGACATAATAAGGTTGGCAACATAAccatttcatacaatattttaattttctacgatgaagtgattggtttgttaagttggtagcaatgtatttactgaacagcagctatatcgtgctactgctactaaatggtgtatagactagatagacttgtcctgacatcttttatgtagggttttaaagttctatgcacgaccttgtaagtcatgaataacagtacgggagtagaaaaatatacatatagcaCTAAAGGCATAAGTACATACTTTTGATGTCCAAGATCAACATAATAATAACATAACACTTTAACTTAGTACATACTCCAGTTcaataaaattcaaatattttttattggaaCAGGGCCGACAGGTCAAAGATGGACGAGTTTATTGGCTAAAATAAGTCATGTTATTTACCCTCATTTGCATCTCCTTTTCTTTTAACcgttcttcttctttctctaTCTGTTTTCTCAACGCCTCATCTCTTTCCTGAAGTATCTTCAAGGTTTCTTCTTCCTCCTTCTTTCTTGCTATCTCCTTCTCCACTATTTGTTGTGTCCTGAAAATAAAATTGGTAGCTTCCATTTTCTTACTTTAGTTACCATAGGGAAGTCGAAAAATCACTtataaaacttaaaagaaaaCTTTAAACGTAAAAAAACACATAGCTGCTTGGGACCGGGAGTCAGCTAACTATTACTACagcagatatttttttacaacatTATTACATTTACTTACCATGCAGATTTAAGACTCCCATTAGCAACATGTTTAACCGCAGTTCCGCCTCGTCTCAACTACTCTTCTTTATACATGATGCCCTAGTAGATTTAGAGCTCTCGAAGACTGTCTATAGATAACTTGCTTGCATTATTAAAGCCTCTCAGTGTTATTTATGGCTTTTTCCCATTAGGCAACTTTCTTACTACACAAGATTCTATAAATCATTGTTACATTAACTTACCATGCAGATTTCAGCCTCCTATTGGCTACATACGCTGTGGCAGCACGCAACTCCGGCTGGTCGCCATACAATGGTGCAGTCGCAATTCTGCCTCGCGTCTCAACTACTCCTCCTTATCCATGATCTCCTGGTAGATTACGGGCTCTCACCGACGTTTAAATGGCTCACTTGAACTAGTAAGCCTTTAAGTGTTTATAcatcagaccctttagcacaacttgccttgacgcgcgcgagtccatacatcaagcgcgacttcaagtatagactcgcgcgcgacagggCAAGTTGTGGTAGAGTCAAAAGACTTCAAGTGCTCTGACTCTTGTTTaacaagattattattttttttaacattaactTACCATGCAGATTTAAGCCTCCCATTGGCAACATACGCTGTGGCAGCTCGCAACTCTGGCTGCCGAAGACGCCACGCGTGGTGCAGCCGCAATTCAGCCTCATGTCTTCGTAACTGTTCTTCCTTGTCCATGATGCCCTGGTTGATTTCTTTTAGGGTCGATGTTGGCACGTCGTTTAGgtatgaccttgaataaaatacgAAAGTAAGTCAATTCCAACGTCTACTAaaaggttaaaaaaaccggccaagagcgtgtcgagccacgctcaatgtagagttccgtagtttcccatatttttctcaaaaactactcaacctatcaagtacaaaacaattttcctataaagtctttataaagttctacttttgtggttttttttcatattttttaaacatatggttcaaaagttagagggcccCCCCCCccgcatattttttttcctttaggaccgattatatccgaaaatattaattttatcaaaaaacgattttagttaACCCATTCCCATTcagttttaaatacctatccaacaatatatcacacgttggggttggattgaaaaaaaatcagtccccactttgcatgtaggaggggtaccctaacaaaacatttttttccactttttattttaccacgttgttggcgtgattgatatatatattggtaccaaatttcagctttctagtgctaactgtCACTGAGATTttccgcggatggacggacggacacacATGGCgaattcctagttgactacggaacggAACAGTAAAAAGTTCTATTAACACAACACCATGATTTGAGTttacttttgtttttaaaaacaagttAACACTTTTCTACTATGAGTTTTCTCTCTGCATACATTACTTACCCATTTTTATAAAGCTTGGGCTTTGCAGCCAAAGCCTTCATTTCTTGTTGGAACTGCATATTTTCTTGAAACAACATGAGTTCTAACTTTTTTCTTCTTTCCTCAAGTTGTctggaaaatattaaaatatacaataaatatttggTAGCTAGAGCTAGTTTAGTCTTAGTAGGAAAAAAGTTTTAAAGGAAGTGCTAAACATTTTTCTAAGTACTTCGACCAGTGTATCACTGACAGAGAAAAACTTAGGGCAAGGTGAATCCTGCAACTG
Above is a window of Leguminivora glycinivorella isolate SPB_JAAS2020 chromosome 19, LegGlyc_1.1, whole genome shotgun sequence DNA encoding:
- the LOC125236494 gene encoding LOW QUALITY PROTEIN: trichoplein keratin filament-binding protein-like (The sequence of the model RefSeq protein was modified relative to this genomic sequence to represent the inferred CDS: deleted 1 base in 1 codon), whose amino-acid sequence is MSRPRAWQQQALAAQRRDNELRRAEELRKVANYFESNTNRSRHHEQWTTEGYYEKAKKEAELFSSRKLRAIQLEERRKKLELMLFQENMQFQQEMKALAAKPKLYKNGSYLNDVPTSTLKEINQGIMDKEEQLRRHEAELRLHHAWRLRQPELRAATAYVANGRLKSAWTQQIVEKEIARKKEEEETLKILQERDEALRKQIEKEEERLKEKEMQMRELRGSLEGQIAELSEKETIVKRLQREEERELLILDELKFISSERDRELTRLVAERDATIVNMGLHKYKLKKKVISVLEEIELDLQMVEKLKKAVLKEIESIEDRRSSYKRVLDAALEELHEYRERERTRQKNIDAMYDGEARQLSEKQDKLWAKEREARALLMSDVLSTLRRQVEEKVEASRMQQRANVKEREILEQMESFHHEVKTRERDAQLKNAAYSTISALQSQLKGLNVQKQKLEEAAEKEAELREASANERKLRTEIARINRDRTEQAWA